A stretch of DNA from Xiphophorus maculatus strain JP 163 A chromosome 8, X_maculatus-5.0-male, whole genome shotgun sequence:
TTAGATATGTTGATGTGCAACTGGGCACTTGGTTCGGGGCCTGCATGACACCCTTTATCAGGTATAACTTCACACAACCGGCAGTAAAAATGTCAGGGAAGTATCTTGGCAGCGCAAGACAAAGCCTGGAGCCAGTGCGAAGTAGGACAGCTGTACAAATGTGAAGCTTAGTGGCACTGACAAATAATCCTGTGTTCTCACTGACCCCTCTCAGGATAAATGGGGTTAAATCATATTTCATAGCCTAGAAAATGCACATtcagagagagaggcagagatcACTTTACATCTGAGTCAGTAAAACCTCAAATTTAGCATATGTCCACTACTATTTGAGCTGCAACACAATAGCAGCAAGGAGTAAGTGGACTTGTCATTCTCCCCATGGGGTTTGGTAATAGCCGTTTCAGATATTTCCCATCAAAGATGAAGAACTTTCTCTGGGCGATTTCTAATTGATTCCAGTGGATCGTCTCCCcttctttgttttaatctgcTTAGCTTacttgttttagtttcttttttgtcattcttcttccctcctgctcttcttctgTCAAGCTTTCTTCTACCAAGCTCTTTGTAGTCAGACAAATATGCTCTGCCTCCGCACATGGCTGGAAGCATGCAGCGCAGTTATTTGTTCTTTTGCCCAGTCACCTGTCTCAATGTGCACGCTTGctccaaaaaagaaacacagaaacttcaTTCCTTGTAGATAAACTCATGAGgtagacaaaagaagaaaaacttttgtGTCTTTGGCCATTGATAGTCGGAGCTTTGTGTTTGGTGGTTTTAAGTTTTACcaaaacagtttattaaaaactcaCTGGGCATAAGTACTGACAGAGTATTATTTGGGCCATtaagtaaaagtcaaaaatatgcCATAAGAGATAAACTTTAACTTACTGTATGGATCATCCTCTCTTTTGGTGCCATTGACGTTTCCATCCTTGCCAATGCGAAGAAAGAATTTCTGAAAGGAGAACAGCTTCCTCCTGCGCACGTCTCCTTGAAGATGCTTGTAGCTGCTTCGCACGTGTCGCCCGACAACCGTCGCAGACGATAGCGACACATTTGTCGCCCGTGGCAACCTTGCAGACGATGGGCGAACTGGCGCCCAGCAAGGTGGCGTAGGAGTCCCCTCTGGTGCATGGCTCTTTTCAGAGTCTGTCGATGAAGCGCAGGGTCCGAgcaagaggagcagcaggaggaaagtCAGGGGCAAGAAGAGTGATGGAGGTCTGCGGCAGGGGAAGGAGGAGAACCAGGCGACCGGTGCACCTTGTGTCACTGTCCATCTACACATGGTAGTGGAGCTGGGAGAGCTGTGGAGGAGCTCAGGGGCTGGGGCATGCTGAGCTGGGTGCAGGGAGAGGGAAAGAGAGTGGGAGAACCCCCCCCGACCCACCAACTAGACCTCCTCTGCCTGGGAACCCGCAATCTCTCTGGGACAGTAGGTGTTGAAACCTGTGGAACAACTGGGGTGAGAACAGTCTGACGGCAGTGGATCAGAGCAGGGCTGTTAGCAGCAGAGCTACAGTTCCTGTGCTTGAAGAATGATGAAGGATCAGCTGCTGGTGGTGCTGCAGCTGATTTGGTTGCTGTCCCCCTTTTTTCTGGAAAGTGTCAATATCCAAATCTAAGATCACCTCACAACAGGAACTTTTTGCTCCAAATCCTTCAACAGAAAAGCACAAATTATAACTTTATTAATATATATGTTGCAATGTTATCTATAATCTATCTCATAAGCATAAGTCCCATTTATATCCTCAAGTCCATGAAGTACAGGAGAGAGGCAGAAGAGAATGAGTAAAGcacttaaaatatttgaaaaagaataattggagacagaaaaaaaaatctatgatgTTTCTTgtaagaatgtaaaaaaaaaaataatccaggcAATGAAGGGAAGTTATTTTTCCCCTAAAAAAGTCTAGAAATCCAGActttttcttgtcttcttttcctcctttgtttctcttttttgtgcCTGAGCTCGTTTTGAAGTTACTTGAGATTGTAACCAAGCCCTCACTGGTTTCGTCTTTCTCCCCTCTCTTGTTATGCGTCTGTCAGTGAGCTAAGCTCCCGGTCTGTCCTCTCTCCTTGCTTCTCAGAGTCTGAATGCAGGAGCGCTGTGTTGCCTCTCCTCTTTCCTCCCATGTGTGACTCCCTCTTTCTTTAGGCCCCCACCTCTCTTTGCTGCTGCCTCTATCAGCGGCTTTCCCCTGATCTTCAGGAGTTTCAGAGAGGTGACTGAATCTTGTCTTCCTTTCACCTTATTTATCTGCAACAGCAGCTCCCCAGATGTCTTCGTCTAATTGGACGTCTATTAAAACCACTTGGCTTTGAAGAGCatgttgcacacacacacacacacccctgcacgtGTGTGTGTAGAAGTGTGTGTCCACATGTAAATGTGGATTTGTAAGTATGTGTGGTGGGGGAGTATGGCGTGGTAATGGTGGTGGGAGGGGGGTCTGTCCCACTTCATTTTGactttcctcctctctcttcccccttttttctgtctccacCCCTTCCCAGACTAAATCCCAGAGTAGGTCAGGAACcaacaagggaaaaaaagaaagccattaCTTCATCTCTAATTTTCCCTCTTTTTGCTGTGCttgattaatatttattgtgttaaaaacaattaatacttTTGAAACATatacaactttttctttttctccaacaCACTTTAAAATCGTTCTGAGCtactttggagattttttttttttttcaattgtaaCATCTCTTCCTGTAAATATTTGATCCTCAGGTTTTTGTGTTCCGGACTGTAATATTTTGAGTCCAAATGCTGACAGAAAATATCACACATATAATTTGGAAGTGCTACAACTAGGATTTATAAACATGCTGGCGACATAGCAAGATCTAGTAGTGTTTCTGAGGAGAGGCACATAAATCCAGCTGACAATATGATAATTAAGCAGGTGATATATGTGCTTATGGAAATACATAATCTCATGTCATCTCAAAAATATAACACAATCTATGGCTTTTACTATCCTAGGAGATAAATCTattcatatactgtatatacatcaAGAATTCCAATAAATATGTGGAATCTGTAGTTGTAgagtgaaaatgtgtgaaaagttgcataaatcaaattaaattagtaATAAGTGTTTAACAGGTTGTTTTACCCCAATCCTTTAGTATAttgtttttggaagaaaaaaaaactgggttttttattaaagttatgttGGATTTGTATTGCTACACCGCAGGTTTGAAGAATCCAGGTCTGCTGTCTGGTTTCAGCAttgtttaatttccttttgcaCATTGTCAGACAACAGCCATATCTCCActttcctctctcttctctttaGTTTCTCCATGGTCAACAGTATGCTGCAGACAGATTTGAGTTATCACCCATCTTCCTGTGAGTTTTTCAGTTTAACATCATTCTGCTATAAATGCATGTGCAAACTATTAACcaagaacaagaacaaaagTCTTCTACTCTTACTGTACGGTCAGTAAGTAGTTTCCTCTGCAGGAGTAACTCAACTTAGAATAGATGATGTTGGGCGCTGCCAACAATCTGTCACTTATGTCAGCACCTTAGCATTCTGGTTCGCGCAAAATGACCTGACTTCGCACACGGCAGAGAATGATCTGACAGGTTGATTTGGTGAAAGAACAACCACTGTGAAAGATGCCATGGTGAAATGAtgataaattattgaataacTTTGAGTTAATGTAATGGGCAAAAGATTCCAAAAAATACTGCTAATGCATAACAGctgcttttcacttttttattggGTCTCATGGATGTATGAATAAAGAATGGAGCTGGAACTAATGATTTTTTtggataattttatttttttgattaactGAATATATAAATCAGAGGAAATGTAggtcacagtttttaaaaatgaactcaaATGAGTACAGGCCTAAAGACAGTCCTAATTTGAAGGTATTCAGGCTTTGAAAAGTGGCCTAAACAATTCAGTTATCAAAGCACTTTATTAGGTGTATAGGCATGCTGTGTTTATATTCTCAGGTAATAGATGACCAAATAGTGTCAACTCTTGTCACCATTCAGCACCGTGGACAGCACTTTTCATTGCAACACTGTAATTGAGAGTCTTTACGTTGGACATCGTTTGATTTCTTGAAGGTTCTCCCAAAAggttgtttgacatttttaagatAAAGTGCAGTGTAATAAAAATTTCTAAAGAGCCAATGTACATTAGCAGATGAACTTTCTTTTTAGTGCAAACTGAGGCAGGGATTAAGAGCAAACTTCGAAgagttacatttttttgaaTTTATCAGTTAtacttaatttaaaagaaaatcatataagtttctgattttattttataaatgaataaagaggCTGATTcttgttgaatatttttgaacagTTGTGCTTGTTTGGTGGATAAGGCAAAAAACCTtgggacaaaatatttttctcaattgCAATACATGCCCAAGTTGAAGTTACAATTGAAAAAACCTGGAACAACACATGTTTGTAAAAGCAAGC
This window harbors:
- the LOC102230481 gene encoding fibroblast growth factor 10-like, with the translated sequence MCRWTVTQGAPVAWFSSFPCRRPPSLFLPLTFLLLLLLLGPCASSTDSEKSHAPEGTPTPPCWAPVRPSSARLPRATNVSLSSATVVGRHVRSSYKHLQGDVRRRKLFSFQKFFLRIGKDGNVNGTKREDDPYSILEIKSVDVGVVAIRGLSSNHYLAIKKNGDLYGVREFGPDCRLIERIEENRYNTYASAEWRTKKNKCMFVGLNPRGKPLKAKGKKMRRKSTATHFLPMVVQPR